Proteins encoded by one window of Mesorhizobium sp. INR15:
- a CDS encoding phytoene/squalene synthase family protein, with the protein MSDAAKIVMDAVRAADHDRYLSALYAPSDKRNALFSLYAFNAEIAGIRDRIREALPGEVRLQWWRDVIAADDDGAAAGHPVAVALKATISAHDLPKRAFDNMLDARIFDLYDDPMPSRTDLEGYCGETAAALIQLASMVLAPTEAPGFAELAGRAGCAQATTGLLLLLPLHRRRGQCFVPADILAAAGSSPEEFVSGDGGPGAQRAVAAMTALAREHVSAFEKGASSLPVSLRPAFLPLALSRAYLDRMESPRSSPLNGVVRLSALRRHWLLLRRATKGWPPL; encoded by the coding sequence ATGTCGGACGCGGCCAAGATCGTCATGGACGCGGTGCGCGCCGCCGACCACGACCGTTATCTCAGCGCGCTCTACGCACCTTCTGACAAACGCAACGCACTGTTTTCGCTCTACGCTTTCAATGCGGAGATAGCCGGTATTCGCGACCGTATCCGTGAAGCGCTGCCGGGCGAAGTGCGGTTGCAATGGTGGCGCGATGTGATCGCAGCGGATGATGATGGCGCCGCAGCCGGACATCCGGTGGCCGTCGCGCTAAAGGCGACCATCTCGGCTCACGATCTGCCAAAGCGGGCCTTCGACAACATGCTGGATGCCCGCATCTTTGACCTCTACGACGATCCGATGCCGTCGCGCACCGATCTCGAAGGCTATTGCGGCGAAACGGCCGCGGCCCTGATCCAGCTTGCTTCAATGGTGCTCGCGCCCACCGAAGCGCCAGGCTTTGCCGAGCTTGCGGGCAGGGCAGGTTGCGCGCAAGCGACGACCGGCCTGCTGCTTTTGTTGCCGCTGCACCGCAGGCGTGGGCAATGTTTCGTGCCGGCGGATATCCTGGCTGCTGCCGGTTCGTCGCCGGAGGAATTCGTGTCTGGCGACGGAGGGCCCGGTGCGCAACGCGCCGTTGCCGCCATGACCGCCCTGGCGCGGGAGCATGTTTCCGCTTTTGAAAAGGGTGCTTCGTCCTTGCCGGTTTCGCTGCGTCCGGCATTTCTGCCGCTGGCCCTGTCGCGTGCCTATCTCGACCGGATGGAAAGCCCGCGCTCTTCGCCGCTCAACGGTGTTGTGAGGCTTTCGGCCTTGCGCCGGCATTGGCTGCTGTTGCGCCGCGCGACAAAGGGCTGGCCTCCACTTTGA
- a CDS encoding ATP-binding protein has product MTDSSIEALNQKLDRLIEAVARLAPPPVPKTDLAEADCFVWQADPGFLEPVRKVNRVDIGLIRGVDRVRDILVENTERFAAGHAANNVLLWGARGMGKSSLVKAVHAEINASAKLDRPLKLIEIHREDIDTLPKLMMLLKAAPYRFILFCDDLSFDHDDTSYKSLKAALEGGVEGRPANVIFYATSNRRHLLPRDMIDNERSTAINPSEAVEEKVSLSDRFGLWLGFHKCSQDEYLDMIDGYVRHHGLAMDPETLRAEALEWATTRGSRSGRVAWQFTQDLAGRLGKPLKD; this is encoded by the coding sequence ATGACCGACAGCAGCATTGAAGCCCTGAACCAGAAACTCGACCGGCTGATCGAAGCGGTAGCCCGCCTCGCCCCGCCGCCGGTGCCTAAAACCGACCTCGCCGAGGCCGATTGCTTCGTCTGGCAGGCCGATCCTGGCTTCCTCGAGCCGGTGCGCAAGGTCAATCGCGTCGACATCGGCCTGATCCGTGGCGTCGATCGTGTGCGCGACATCTTGGTCGAAAACACAGAACGCTTCGCTGCCGGCCATGCCGCCAACAACGTCTTGTTGTGGGGCGCGCGCGGCATGGGCAAATCGTCGCTGGTCAAGGCCGTGCATGCCGAGATCAATGCATCGGCCAAGCTCGATCGCCCGCTCAAGCTGATCGAAATCCACCGCGAAGACATCGACACATTGCCGAAACTGATGATGCTGCTGAAGGCCGCCCCCTATCGCTTCATCCTGTTTTGCGACGACCTGTCCTTCGACCATGACGACACATCCTACAAGTCGCTCAAGGCAGCGCTCGAAGGCGGCGTCGAGGGCCGGCCGGCCAATGTCATCTTCTACGCCACTTCGAACCGCCGTCATCTCTTGCCGCGCGACATGATCGACAATGAACGCTCGACCGCTATCAACCCGTCCGAGGCTGTCGAGGAAAAGGTTTCGCTGTCCGACCGTTTCGGCCTGTGGCTCGGCTTTCACAAATGTTCGCAGGACGAATATCTCGACATGATCGACGGCTATGTCCGCCATCATGGCCTGGCCATGGATCCCGAGACTTTGCGCGCCGAGGCGCTGGAATGGGCAACGACACGCGGCAGCCGTTCGGGCCGCGTCGCCTGGCAGTTCACACAGGATCTCGCCGGACGGCTGGGCAAGCCGCTGAAGGATTGA
- the yajC gene encoding preprotein translocase subunit YajC: MGTSPDMLISVLPFVLIFVIMYFLIIRPQRTQLKKRGEMLAAVRRGDTVVTGGGFIGKVTKVIDDNELEIDLGGGTKVTALRSTLADVRVKGEPVANQNAKK, from the coding sequence ATGGGCACCTCTCCCGACATGCTGATCAGCGTTTTGCCGTTTGTGCTGATTTTCGTGATCATGTATTTTTTGATCATCCGGCCGCAGCGCACGCAGTTGAAGAAGCGTGGCGAGATGCTGGCCGCGGTTCGTCGCGGCGACACGGTTGTCACCGGCGGCGGCTTCATCGGCAAGGTGACCAAGGTGATCGACGACAATGAGCTCGAGATCGACCTCGGCGGTGGTACCAAGGTGACCGCTTTGCGCTCGACGCTCGCCGATGTGCGCGTCAAGGGTGAGCCGGTGGCGAACCAGAACGCCAAGAAATAA
- a CDS encoding Mth938-like domain-containing protein: MTSKGIVIREAHFPGRAPIEAYGNGGFRFADMSHRGSLLCLPSGIHGWEPADPLILAETDFEKLFAEAGKIEILLVGTGKDLRPLPAALRAALKAAGIASDPMSTGAAVRTYNVLLAEERAVAAALIAVD, encoded by the coding sequence GTGACCAGCAAAGGCATCGTCATCCGTGAGGCGCACTTCCCAGGCCGCGCGCCGATCGAGGCGTACGGCAATGGTGGGTTCCGTTTTGCCGACATGTCGCATCGCGGCTCGCTGCTGTGCCTGCCGTCGGGCATTCACGGCTGGGAACCTGCCGACCCGCTGATCCTGGCGGAAACAGACTTTGAAAAACTGTTCGCCGAGGCTGGCAAGATCGAGATCCTGCTGGTCGGCACCGGCAAGGACTTGCGGCCGCTGCCGGCCGCATTGCGTGCCGCGCTGAAGGCTGCCGGCATTGCGTCGGATCCGATGTCGACGGGTGCGGCGGTGCGGACATACAATGTTCTTCTGGCGGAAGAGCGCGCCGTGGCTGCCGCGCTGATTGCTGTCGACTGA
- a CDS encoding sterol desaturase family protein translates to METYDFPQVTQLAIPFFVAAILIELWLVRTGRAKGSFETRDTLTSLMMGTGNVVAGLLLGVVSYWALLWLWQFRVFNLGLSVWVFLVAFLLDDLRYYVYHRIAHRVRWVWAEHVNHHSSQHYNLSTALRQSWTGLFTFMFVLQAPLVLLGFHPAVIAFTFGFNLVWQFWIHTEAIGKMSGWFEFIFNTPSHHRVHHATNPRYLDANYAGTLIIWDRMFGTFVAELEEDQPRYGIVKNLGTFNPLKVAFHEWIGMFRDAFSPGLTFGDRLNYLIKPPGWSHDGSRETSESLKAAYVRRNPGEAGKPGLPMAGAEPAE, encoded by the coding sequence ATGGAAACTTATGATTTCCCGCAGGTTACCCAGCTTGCCATTCCGTTCTTTGTCGCGGCGATCCTGATCGAGCTTTGGCTGGTGCGAACCGGCCGCGCCAAAGGCTCGTTCGAGACGCGCGATACCTTGACCAGTTTGATGATGGGCACCGGCAATGTCGTCGCGGGGTTATTGCTTGGCGTCGTGTCCTACTGGGCGCTGCTTTGGTTGTGGCAGTTCCGCGTCTTCAATCTCGGCCTGTCGGTCTGGGTGTTCCTGGTCGCCTTCCTGCTCGATGATCTGCGCTACTATGTCTACCACCGCATCGCGCACCGGGTGCGCTGGGTGTGGGCGGAGCACGTCAACCATCACTCCAGCCAACATTACAATCTGTCGACGGCGCTGCGGCAGAGCTGGACGGGCCTGTTCACCTTCATGTTCGTGTTGCAGGCACCGCTGGTGCTGCTCGGCTTTCACCCGGCGGTGATCGCCTTCACCTTCGGCTTCAACCTGGTCTGGCAGTTCTGGATCCACACCGAGGCTATCGGCAAGATGTCGGGCTGGTTTGAATTCATCTTCAACACGCCGTCGCATCACCGCGTCCACCACGCCACCAATCCGCGCTATCTCGACGCCAACTATGCCGGCACGCTGATCATCTGGGACCGCATGTTCGGCACTTTCGTCGCGGAGTTGGAGGAAGACCAGCCGCGCTACGGAATCGTGAAAAATCTCGGTACCTTCAATCCGCTGAAGGTGGCGTTCCACGAATGGATCGGCATGTTCAGGGATGCGTTTTCGCCGGGCCTGACTTTTGGTGACCGCTTGAATTATCTGATCAAGCCGCCGGGCTGGAGCCATGACGGCTCGCGCGAAACCTCGGAGAGCCTGAAGGCTGCCTATGTCCGGAGAAATCCGGGCGAGGCAGGCAAGCCGGGACTACCGATGGCGGGCGCCGAGCCGGCGGAGTAG
- the trmFO gene encoding methylenetetrahydrofolate--tRNA-(uracil(54)-C(5))-methyltransferase (FADH(2)-oxidizing) TrmFO translates to MSKNPIHIIGGGLAGSEAAWQAAQAGVPVVLHEMRPVRGTDAHKTDGLAELVCSNSFRSDDAQNNAVGLLHAEMRLAGSLIMSAGDAHQVPAGGALAVDRDGFSEAVTKRLEAHPLITIQREEVPGLPPAEWDQAIIATGPLTAPGLAQSIAEATGADALAFFDAIAPIIHFDTIDMNTCWFQSRYDKVGPGGTGKDYINCPMDKEQYLAFVQALIDGQKTEFKQWEGTPYFDGCLPIEIMAERGVETLRYGPMKPMGLTNAHNPTVKAYAVVQLRQDNALGTLYNMVGFQTKLKHAEQVRVFRTIPGLENADFARLGGLHRNTYINSPTLLDASLQLKSRPGLRFAGQITGCEGYVESAAIGLLAGRFAAAERLGHAASLPPLTTAFGALLNHITGGHIVSDDEPGKRSFQPMNVNFGLFPPVEAPKIEGKRMRGKDKTVAKRHAVTSRALVDCREWLGLEAAAAEAAE, encoded by the coding sequence ATGAGCAAAAATCCAATCCACATCATCGGCGGCGGGCTCGCCGGATCCGAAGCCGCATGGCAGGCAGCGCAGGCTGGCGTTCCCGTCGTCCTGCATGAAATGCGTCCCGTGCGCGGCACCGACGCCCACAAGACCGATGGCCTGGCCGAGCTTGTCTGTTCCAATTCCTTTCGTTCCGACGATGCCCAGAACAATGCCGTCGGCCTGCTGCATGCCGAAATGCGGCTCGCCGGCTCACTGATCATGAGCGCCGGCGATGCGCACCAGGTGCCGGCTGGCGGTGCTCTTGCCGTCGACCGCGACGGCTTTTCCGAAGCGGTGACCAAAAGGCTTGAAGCGCACCCGCTGATCACCATCCAGCGCGAGGAAGTGCCGGGCCTGCCGCCGGCGGAATGGGATCAGGCGATCATCGCCACCGGCCCGCTGACAGCGCCGGGGCTTGCACAGTCCATCGCCGAAGCGACCGGTGCCGATGCGCTGGCCTTTTTCGACGCCATCGCGCCCATCATCCATTTCGACACGATCGACATGAACACGTGCTGGTTTCAGTCGCGCTACGACAAGGTTGGTCCCGGCGGCACCGGCAAGGATTACATCAACTGCCCGATGGACAAGGAGCAATACCTTGCCTTCGTGCAGGCATTGATCGACGGCCAGAAAACCGAATTCAAACAATGGGAAGGCACGCCTTACTTCGACGGCTGCCTGCCGATCGAGATCATGGCCGAACGCGGCGTCGAAACCCTGCGCTACGGGCCGATGAAACCGATGGGGCTGACCAATGCGCATAACCCGACGGTCAAGGCCTACGCCGTCGTCCAGCTACGCCAGGACAATGCGCTGGGCACGCTCTACAACATGGTCGGCTTCCAGACCAAGCTGAAGCATGCCGAGCAGGTGCGCGTGTTCCGCACCATTCCGGGCCTGGAAAATGCCGACTTCGCCCGCCTCGGCGGCTTGCATCGCAACACCTACATCAATTCGCCGACCTTGCTCGACGCCTCGCTGCAGCTGAAGTCGCGGCCAGGCTTGCGTTTCGCCGGCCAGATCACCGGCTGCGAAGGCTATGTCGAGAGCGCCGCCATCGGCCTGCTCGCCGGCCGCTTCGCCGCTGCCGAGAGGCTTGGCCATGCGGCGTCGCTGCCGCCACTCACCACCGCCTTCGGCGCGTTGCTCAACCACATCACCGGCGGACATATTGTTTCCGACGATGAGCCGGGCAAACGATCCTTCCAGCCCATGAACGTCAATTTCGGCCTGTTCCCACCGGTGGAAGCACCGAAAATCGAAGGCAAGCGCATGCGCGGCAAAGACAAGACCGTCGCCAAGCGCCACGCCGTGACATCGCGCGCGCTGGTCGATTGCCGTGAATGGCTGGGGCTTGAGGCGGCTGCAGCCGAGGCTGCGGAATAG
- the secDF gene encoding protein translocase subunit SecDF yields the protein MLYFSRFKMILIWVAVAITVILAAPNLFPASTLAQLPSWVPKRQMTLGLDLQGGSHILLEMNQNDLIKDRLETTRDEIRTLLRDAKIGYTGLAGTGRVIQVRITDPAQLDAAKTALKTLTDPVAAGLFTGGSIQEMTLDDSEAGLLKFNVTDAGIKYRTSTALAQSIEVVGRRVNELGTTEPIVQRQGDDRILVQVPGLQDPQRLKEILGQTAKLTFQMVDQSMPVQDALNGRPPAGSTVLYSQDDPPVPYLIENRVIVSGENLVDAQATYNSQNNEPVVSFRFDSKGAARFGQATAQNVGKLFAIILDNQVISAPQIREPILGGTGQISGNFTAQSANDLAVLLRAGALPATLTVIEERTVGPGLGQDSIHAGKVAGIIGSILVVAFMFVAYGLLGFLANIALAVHVAMIVGLLSLLGATLTLPGIAGIVLTIGMAVDSNVLIYERIREERRAGRSVIQAIDTGFSKALATIVDSNVTSLIATVVLFYLGTGPVKGFAITYAIGILTTVFTAFTFTRLLVSIWLRRARPKELPRAPVTFVKPGTKIPFMGIRRWTFALSSALSILSVVLFFTVDINYGIDFKGGSLIEVKAKTGTADLADIRSRLTELNIGEVQVQQFGDPNDVLIRVGSQGGGENAEQSVIDKVRGELQDGYDFRRVEVVGPTVSGELAKQGTIAMLVALLGILVYVWFRFEWQFAVGAIVATVHDVVMTIGFFVITGLEFNQSSLAAILTIIGYSLNDTIVVYDRVREDLRKYKKMPLPQLLNNAINETLSRTTLTSVTTTLALLALVLFGGEVIRSFTMAMLFGVVFGTYSSIFIAAPLLILFKLRPSSGTADEQTPVPSKAVAT from the coding sequence ATGCTGTATTTTTCGCGCTTCAAGATGATCCTGATCTGGGTGGCCGTGGCCATCACCGTGATCCTCGCTGCGCCCAATCTGTTCCCCGCAAGCACGCTGGCGCAACTTCCGAGCTGGGTGCCGAAGCGCCAGATGACGCTCGGTCTCGATCTGCAGGGCGGCTCGCACATCCTGCTGGAGATGAATCAGAACGATCTGATCAAGGACCGGCTCGAGACGACGCGTGACGAAATCCGCACGCTCTTGCGTGACGCCAAGATCGGCTACACCGGTCTTGCTGGCACCGGGCGGGTCATACAGGTCCGCATCACCGACCCCGCGCAGCTGGACGCTGCCAAGACCGCGCTGAAGACGCTGACCGATCCCGTGGCCGCCGGCCTGTTCACTGGCGGCTCCATCCAGGAAATGACGCTGGATGATTCCGAGGCCGGGCTGCTCAAATTCAACGTGACCGATGCAGGCATTAAATACCGCACCTCGACGGCCTTGGCGCAGTCGATTGAAGTGGTGGGGCGCCGCGTCAACGAACTCGGCACCACGGAACCGATCGTGCAGCGCCAGGGCGACGACCGTATCCTGGTGCAGGTGCCCGGGTTGCAGGATCCGCAAAGGCTGAAGGAAATCCTGGGCCAGACCGCGAAGCTGACCTTCCAGATGGTCGATCAGTCGATGCCGGTGCAGGATGCGCTGAACGGCCGTCCGCCGGCAGGCTCCACGGTGCTTTATTCGCAGGACGATCCGCCGGTTCCCTATCTGATCGAGAACCGCGTCATCGTTTCGGGTGAAAACCTCGTCGATGCCCAGGCGACCTACAATTCGCAGAACAATGAGCCGGTGGTTTCGTTCCGTTTCGACTCGAAAGGGGCGGCTCGCTTCGGTCAGGCGACGGCGCAGAATGTCGGCAAGCTGTTTGCCATCATCCTCGACAATCAGGTGATTTCGGCGCCGCAGATCCGCGAACCGATCCTGGGCGGCACCGGTCAGATTTCCGGAAACTTCACCGCCCAGAGCGCCAATGACCTCGCGGTGCTGCTGCGCGCTGGCGCCTTGCCGGCAACGCTGACGGTGATCGAAGAACGCACGGTGGGCCCAGGCCTTGGTCAGGATTCCATCCATGCCGGCAAGGTGGCCGGCATCATCGGCTCGATCCTCGTCGTTGCGTTCATGTTCGTTGCCTACGGCCTGCTGGGCTTCCTTGCCAATATCGCACTGGCGGTGCACGTGGCGATGATCGTCGGGTTGCTCTCGCTGCTTGGTGCGACGCTGACCTTGCCCGGTATCGCCGGTATCGTGCTGACCATCGGCATGGCGGTCGATTCCAACGTGCTGATCTACGAGCGTATCCGTGAGGAGCGAAGAGCCGGGCGTTCGGTGATCCAGGCGATCGATACCGGCTTCTCGAAGGCGCTGGCGACGATCGTCGATTCCAACGTCACCTCGCTGATCGCGACCGTGGTGCTGTTCTATCTCGGCACCGGGCCGGTGAAGGGCTTTGCCATCACCTACGCCATCGGTATTTTGACCACGGTCTTTACCGCCTTCACCTTCACCCGGTTGCTGGTTTCGATCTGGCTGCGCCGCGCCCGTCCGAAAGAATTGCCGCGCGCGCCGGTGACCTTCGTCAAGCCTGGGACGAAAATTCCGTTCATGGGCATCCGCCGCTGGACCTTCGCGCTTTCGAGCGCGTTGTCGATCCTTTCGGTCGTCTTGTTCTTCACTGTCGACATCAACTATGGCATCGACTTCAAGGGCGGCTCGCTGATCGAGGTCAAGGCCAAGACTGGTACCGCAGATCTTGCCGACATCCGTTCCAGGCTGACTGAGCTCAACATCGGTGAAGTGCAGGTGCAGCAATTCGGCGATCCGAACGACGTGCTGATCCGCGTTGGCTCGCAGGGTGGAGGCGAGAATGCTGAACAGAGCGTGATCGACAAGGTGCGCGGCGAACTGCAGGACGGTTATGATTTCCGCCGCGTCGAAGTGGTGGGACCGACGGTATCAGGTGAGCTTGCCAAGCAAGGCACGATCGCCATGCTGGTCGCATTGCTCGGTATCCTGGTCTATGTCTGGTTCCGCTTCGAATGGCAGTTTGCTGTCGGTGCTATCGTCGCGACCGTGCACGATGTGGTCATGACGATCGGCTTCTTCGTCATCACCGGGCTGGAGTTCAACCAGTCATCACTGGCGGCGATCCTGACCATCATCGGCTATTCGCTGAACGATACGATCGTGGTTTATGACCGTGTCCGCGAGGATCTGCGAAAATACAAGAAGATGCCGCTGCCGCAACTGTTGAACAACGCGATCAACGAGACACTGTCGAGAACGACGCTGACCTCGGTAACGACCACCTTGGCGCTGCTGGCGCTGGTGCTGTTCGGCGGCGAGGTGATCCGCTCGTTCACCATGGCCATGCTGTTCGGCGTCGTCTTCGGCACCTATTCGTCGATCTTCATCGCCGCACCGCTGCTGATCCTGTTCAAGCTGCGTCCTTCGTCCGGAACGGCGGACGAACAGACACCGGTTCCCAGCAAGGCCGTCGCGACCTGA